From Clostridium sp. SY8519:
CGTCGATCAGATCCCGGGCTGCCAGAATCGCGTGGGCAGTGCCCCAGGGTTTTTCCCGGCCGTCAGGGACGGAATATCCCGCCGGAAGATCATCGAGGGTCTGATAGGCGTAGGCGGTCTCCATCTGCCCGGCAATGCGGGAACCGATTTTTTCGCGGAATTCCCGGTCAATGGAAGGCTTGATGATGAAGATGACCTTCTCAAATCCGGCGCGCCGGGCGTCGTAGATGGAATAGTCCATGATCACTTCACCGGCGGGTCCCACCGGATCCAGCTGCTTTAATCCGCCGTAGCGGCTTCCCATGCCGGCCGCCATAACGACCAAAACTGGTTTTTTCATTGAGGTGTCTCCTTTGATCTGCGCAGCAGGTGTCAGGTGCTGCGGCGTTTTCTGCTCTTTTTATTATAACGGAGATTATACATATAATTGAATGAAAATTTATCAATTGATAGATAATAAATACATAACGCTGAAAAAAGTAAAAAAAGAACAGACAAAAGGTTGACAAAAGCGCGGATGTGAGATATATTATAGTCACAAAAAGAAATCAAGTTGAAACGGAAAGGAGGTACGGACCAAAGGGAATTTTAACAGTCACTCAAGCAACCGCATATTCCGGATCTGATACGTAAACCATGGAAGAGATAGTATAGAGCGTACAGGTTCTCCTGAGGGAGCAGCTACGGATCCATGAAGAAGAATGAAGAAATTGTCAGAGCCAGGAAAAGAGTTTACTGGGAGAAGACCAATGGGAATGTAAGTTGGATTTTTATCCACAAGAGAGCCGGAAGCTTAGTTTCGGCGGAACCTATTAACTTGAGGTTTCATCATTTGATATGAAGTCTCGTCAGCATATATGAGTGCCAGAGAAGGCTGGCATCGGATGCCAGGAGTCTGGCAGCATGAGTGGTTAATAGAACAACTGAATAGAGGAATCGTTCCGATGTCGCGGACATCGAGAAAAAGGACGAATTCTAGGACGATAAAATTGCATATAGGAGGACACTGAATGAGTCCAATCAATCATTGAGAGGCATTACTTAACAGGTGGTTAGGTAGTGCCTCTTCTTTCTGCGCGCAATATCCGGGCGGACTGCTGCGGACATTTTCCGGCAGTTTGCCGAGACTTTTCCGGCAGTCTGCCGTGATTTTTTTCCGGCAGCCCGCCGCGGGATTTTCTGGTTGTGCATCTGACCCGGCTGGAGTATAATCGTTTAGTGTGCCCTGAGGAAAATACCGACGCCTTGCCAGGGGGCAATTGCGCGGACCGCGGATGCGGACGGCAGACAGCAGACAAGGCGCAATTTATGATAAAGAAAGAGGTATAGCAATGGCAAAAGTCAGAACCAGATTCGCACCGAGCCCTACCGGACGGATGCATGTGGGAAATCTACGAACGGCTCTTTATACATATCTGATCGCGAAACATGCAGGCGGAGATTTTGTACTCCGTATCGAGGACACGGATCAGGGACGGTTTGTGGCGGAAGCGGAAGACATTATCTATCATACCCTGGCGGAGACCGGCCTGATCCATGATGAAGGTCCGGACAAAGACGGGGGATATGGCCCGTATGTGCAGAGTGAGCGCTGCAAGAGCGGTCTGTATATGAAGTACGCGCTGGAACTGATCGAGAAGGGAGAGGCTTACTACTGTTTCTGCGACCAGGAGCGCCTGGACAGCCTGAAACAGAACATCGGCGGCAAGGAAATCTCCTTCTATGACAAACACTGCCTGCATCTGTCCAAAGAAGAGATTGAAGCGAATCTGGCTGCGGGCAAGCCCTACGTCATCCGCATCAATGTGCCGAATGAGGGCAGCACATCGTTCCATGATGAGATTTACGGAGATATTTCCCAGCCCAATGAAGAACTGGACGATATGATCCTGATCAAGTCAGACGGATATCCCACGTACAATTTTGCCAATGTGGTAGATGACCATCTGATGCATATTACCCATGTGGTGCGGGGCAATGAGTATCTGTCCTCCGCGCCGAAATACACCCGTCTGTATCACGCCTTCGGATGGGAAGAACCGAAATATATCCACTGCCCGCTGATTACCAACGAAGAGCACCAGAAGCTTTCCAAGCGCAGCGGCCATGCTTCCTATGAAGATCTGGTGGAGCAGGGATTCCTGCCGGAAGCCATCGTGAATTTTGTGGCGCTGCTGGGATGGAGCCCGGAGGACAACCAGGAGATTATGTCCCTGCAGGAGCTGATTGAAAAATTCGATTACCGTCATATCAATAAGTCTCCGGCAGTCTTTGACATGGTCAAGTTAAGATGGATGAACGGGGAATATCTCAAGGCCATGGATTCCGACCGCTTCTATGAGCTGGCGGAGCCCTACATCAAAGAAGTGATCCATAAGGATCTGGATCTGCGCCATATCGCGGAGATGGTGAAAACAAGAATCGAAACCCTTCCGGAGATCAGGGAGCACATCGATTTCTTCGAAGAGGTGCCGGCGTATGAGGTATCCATGTATACCCACAAGAAGATGAAGACTGACCCGGAGAAATCCCTGGCGCTGCTGGAAGAGGTCCTGCCTCTGCTGGAGGCCCAGGAAGACTTCAGCAATGACGCCCTGTTCGCCATGCTGAAGGCCTATGGTTCGGAAAAAGGATATAAAGTCGGATATGTGATGTGGCCGATCCGTACCGCAGTGTCCGGAAAACAGATGACACCGGGCGGAGCCACCGAACTGATGGAGGTCCTGGGCAAGGAAGAGTCTGTAGACAGAATCAGAAAAGCGATTGAAAAACTTCGCGGATAAAAAAGACGTTTTTTGTGAAAAACGGACAAAAATACTAGATGTGGTAGTTATCTCTTGAAAAATGCCACTAGATGTTGTAGCATCTATAGTAACGAAGCAACAGGATATTGTACAGAAACCAGCAAGCGTGTCCCAACCAGGACCGCTTGTTGTGCGCATAAGGCAATTCTTTACAATTGTTCAACAATACAATGACAGATTCCCGGCAGGGAAAAGACAGGATGTGCAAGGGAGAACGGACATGAAGATCATCAAAAGAAGCGGAACAGAAGATACCTTTGATCTTAACAAAATCACGGCAGCTGTAGAGAAAGCGAACCGCTCGGTACCGGAGAGCGAACAGATGAGCAAAGAGCAGATCGCGGTGATTTCCGCAAATATGCGTACCATTTGTGAGGGAATGAACCGGGCGCTGAGCGTGGAAGAGATCCAGGATCTGGTGGAGAATCAGATCATGAATCAGCGGGCCTTTTCCGTGGCCCGCAATTACATCACCTATCGTTACAAACGGGCGCTGGTGCGAAAATCCAATTCCACCGATCAGCAGATCCTGACTCTTCTGGAGTATGACAATGAAGAGGTCAAACAGGAAAATTCCAATAAAAACCCGGCGGTCAACAGCGTGCAGAGAGACTATATGGCAGGGGAGGTCAGCAAGGATATCACCAAGCGTTTCCTGCTGCCGGAAGATATCTGGAAAGCCCATGAAGAAGGCATCATCCACTTCCATGACGCGGATTACTTTGCCCAGCATATGCACAACTGCTGTCTGGTGAACCTGGAGGACATGCTCCAGAACGGCACGGTTATCAGCGGAACCCTGATCGAGAAGCCCCACAGCTTTTCCACGGCATGCAATATCGCGACCCAGGCAGTGGCTCAGATTGCCAGCTCCCAGTATGGCGGCCAGAGCATTTCACTGGCGCATCTGGTGCCTTTTGTCAATGTCAGCCGTGAAAAATTCCGCAGGGAAGCCAGGGAAAATCTGGCAGAATGCGGCATTGAAGCAGATGAGGAGACCATCAACCGGATCGCGGAGCTGCGCCTGAAAAAAGAAGTGCAGCAGGGCGTTCAGCTGATCCAGTATCAGGTCATCACACTGATGACCACCAATGGCCAGGCACCGTTTATCACGATTTTCATGTATCTGGATGAAGTGCCGGAAGGACAGCTGCGGGATGATCTGGCCATGGTTACGGAAGAAATCCTGAAACAGCGGATCCAGGGAATCAAGAATGAGCAGGGTGTATACATCACACCGGCTTTCCCGAAGCTGATCTATGTGCTGGAAGAAGATAACATCCATGAAGACAGCAAATATTACTACCTGACCCGTCTGGCCGCGAAATGCACCGCCAAACGCATGGTTCCGGACTATATTTCTGAAAAGAAGATGAAGGAGCTGAAACAGGGGGATGTATACACATGCATGGGCTGCCGCAGCTTCCTGACTGTAGACCGTACCACGGAGAACGTGGCCAATGCGAAAAATTACGATCCAAACAAGCGGAAATACTACGGCCGCTTCAATCAGGGCGTTGTGACCATCAATCTGGTAGATGTGGCCCTGTCTTCCCAGAAGAATGAGGAAGATTTCTGGAGAATTTTTGACGAACGTCTGGAGCTGTGCCATCGGGCACTGCGCGCCCGTCATGAGAGACTGCTGGGCACACCGTCGGATGTGGCGCCGATTCTGTGGCAGCATGGCGCCCTGGCCAGACTGGCACCGGGAGAGCCCATTGACAAGCTGCTCTACGGCGGATATTCCACGATTTCCCTTGGCTACGCGGGCCTGTATGAGTGCGTACGCTACATGAAAGGCAAATCACACACCGACGCGGAGGCAAAACCCTTTGCCCTGGCTGTGATGCAGCATCTGAATGATGCCTGCCAGAAGTGGAAATCAGAGGAGAATATCGACTATTCCGTATACGGCACGCCGCTGGAGAGCACCACATACAAATTCGCGAAATGTCTCCAGAAACGATTCGGCAAAATCGAAGGCGTTACAGACAAGAACTATATTACCAACAGCTACCATGTGCATGTCACAGAGGAAATTGACGCTTTTACCAAACTGAAATTCGAGTCTGCTTTCCAGGAGCTTTCTCCGGGCGGCGCCATCAGTTATGTGGAGGTGCCGAACCTGCAGAACAATCTGGATGCGGTAATGGCCGTGATGGAGTTTATCTACGACAATATCATGTATGCAGAGCTCAACACCAAGAGCGATTACTGCCAGGAGTGCGGCTTTGACGGTGAGATACAGATTGTGGAAGAAGACAACAAGCTGGTGTGGGAATGCCCGAACTGCGGCAACCGGGATCAGAGCAAGCTGAATGTGGCTCGTCGTACCTGCGGCTATATCGGCAGCCAGTTCTGGAATCAGGGACGTACCCAGGAGATCAAAGAGCGGGTGCTTCATCTGT
This genomic window contains:
- the gltX gene encoding glutamate--tRNA ligase, whose protein sequence is MAKVRTRFAPSPTGRMHVGNLRTALYTYLIAKHAGGDFVLRIEDTDQGRFVAEAEDIIYHTLAETGLIHDEGPDKDGGYGPYVQSERCKSGLYMKYALELIEKGEAYYCFCDQERLDSLKQNIGGKEISFYDKHCLHLSKEEIEANLAAGKPYVIRINVPNEGSTSFHDEIYGDISQPNEELDDMILIKSDGYPTYNFANVVDDHLMHITHVVRGNEYLSSAPKYTRLYHAFGWEEPKYIHCPLITNEEHQKLSKRSGHASYEDLVEQGFLPEAIVNFVALLGWSPEDNQEIMSLQELIEKFDYRHINKSPAVFDMVKLRWMNGEYLKAMDSDRFYELAEPYIKEVIHKDLDLRHIAEMVKTRIETLPEIREHIDFFEEVPAYEVSMYTHKKMKTDPEKSLALLEEVLPLLEAQEDFSNDALFAMLKAYGSEKGYKVGYVMWPIRTAVSGKQMTPGGATELMEVLGKEESVDRIRKAIEKLRG
- the nrdD gene encoding anaerobic ribonucleoside-triphosphate reductase produces the protein MKIIKRSGTEDTFDLNKITAAVEKANRSVPESEQMSKEQIAVISANMRTICEGMNRALSVEEIQDLVENQIMNQRAFSVARNYITYRYKRALVRKSNSTDQQILTLLEYDNEEVKQENSNKNPAVNSVQRDYMAGEVSKDITKRFLLPEDIWKAHEEGIIHFHDADYFAQHMHNCCLVNLEDMLQNGTVISGTLIEKPHSFSTACNIATQAVAQIASSQYGGQSISLAHLVPFVNVSREKFRREARENLAECGIEADEETINRIAELRLKKEVQQGVQLIQYQVITLMTTNGQAPFITIFMYLDEVPEGQLRDDLAMVTEEILKQRIQGIKNEQGVYITPAFPKLIYVLEEDNIHEDSKYYYLTRLAAKCTAKRMVPDYISEKKMKELKQGDVYTCMGCRSFLTVDRTTENVANAKNYDPNKRKYYGRFNQGVVTINLVDVALSSQKNEEDFWRIFDERLELCHRALRARHERLLGTPSDVAPILWQHGALARLAPGEPIDKLLYGGYSTISLGYAGLYECVRYMKGKSHTDAEAKPFALAVMQHLNDACQKWKSEENIDYSVYGTPLESTTYKFAKCLQKRFGKIEGVTDKNYITNSYHVHVTEEIDAFTKLKFESAFQELSPGGAISYVEVPNLQNNLDAVMAVMEFIYDNIMYAELNTKSDYCQECGFDGEIQIVEEDNKLVWECPNCGNRDQSKLNVARRTCGYIGSQFWNQGRTQEIKERVLHL